The DNA region ATCAATATTGATCAGATGAAGTTCGATATGTCGGTCGTGTGCTTTTGACCTGAATTCCGAAATAATTTCCTGTACATCGAAATCGATAAAGTGCAGGTCGGTTCCGTCGATTGTGAGAATCGAGTAGGGTGGAACATTCTCCAAGCTGATTTTAATTTTTACTTTATTTAAAAAGGTGACGTTTCCGTGTAGTTTCAATTGATAATAATCCAACCCATTCTTGTGTTCGTGGGTTATTTCGTAATCTTCCTTGAAATGGTTTTTGATGATGTAATAAATGGAAAATAAAAGTCCAACTGTGACACCAAAAAGCAGGTCAGTCGCCAATACCACACCAATAGTCACCGCAAACGGAACAAATTGGTTTAGTCCCAACTTGAAAATATTTCTGATGATTTTCGGCTTGGTTAATGAATAACCGGTCATAATCAGAATCACTGAAAGCGACGCGTAAGGAATCATATTGATTACAAACGGAATCAGTATTACTGAAAGGAGCAGTAAAACGCCGTGTGTAAAAGAAGCAACCTTAGTTTTTGCACCTGCATCGTTGTTAGCGGCACCTCTCACAACAACGGCTGTCAAAGGAATTGCACCCAATAATCCGCAAAGCATATTTCCGGTTCCTTGTGCGACGAGTTCGCGGTTTACAGGAGTGATGCGGTTGTGCTTGTCGAGCTTGTCCATTGCTTCGATGCAGAGCAAGGTTTCGAGTGTTGCCAACATTCCAATAACCAAACCGTCTTTCCAAACCTGTTGTGTGGAAAAAAGTTTAGAGAAATCGGGAAACTGGATGTGCGCGAAAATATTGTCGGGAATATTTACCAATTGTTTGGTGCTCAAAGCCAGTTCGGAGTTAGAAATTGTGAGCAGATAATTCATCGCAATTCCTAGAAGAACGATAACTAAAGGTGTAGGAATAATCCGGAACTTCTTATTTTTTTCCTGCTTTAGGAAAATATAAACGCCAAGCGAAATTGCGGAAATGAGCACCGCGCCTTTCGTGAGATGACTGTTCAAGTCCTGAAAATTTTGCACAATATGTGTAGAGGAAAAGAGTTCCAAAAAACCGCTTGACCAGAAATTGGGACCGTTGTAGCCCAGTGCGACCGGAATCTGTTTTGAAATCAAAATAATCCCGATCGCTGCAAGCATTCCTTTAATCACCGAACTAGGGAAATAACTCGCAAAAACCCCGAGTTTCAGAACTCCCAATATCAACTGGAATAATCCGGCAATTATTACTGTGAGCAAGAAAACTCTGTAATCGCCCAAACTGAGAATGGAAGCAGCAACCAAAGTGGTCAAACCCGCCGCTGGTCCCGAAACTGAAAGTTGCGAACCGCTGATGACTGTTACGACCAAACCGCCAATAATCCCGGAAATCAGTCCCGCATAAAGTGGAGCTCCCGAAGCGAGCGCGATTCCCAAACAAAGCGGAAGTGCGACCAAAAATACCGTAAGTCCTGCCGCGAAGTCGTGCCGCACAAACATCAATTTGTAATATTTGAACGAACGCGGGATTTCTTTTTGCATGTGTAGTTGTTTACGACAAATTTACGGATAATGAATCAGCTTGTCAAGGTGCAGAATCCTGATAGTGATTAGTGTTTTTGGCGGTTATTTCTTTTTGTTCGCTTCCAGTTTCGCAACTTCTGCGCAGGAAATTTCAGCGTATTTTTTCCAGGAGTTTTTGTGTTCGAAAGGGATTTCAATCCAACCGTTCATCACATAACCTTCCTTTGGGGAAAAGGGTTTTACACCGGAAAGTTTTTCTGCTTCCGCTAAAGTTTCCCCGCTGATTTTTACAATCAATATACCGTTTTTGAAGAACGCGACCGCTTTTCCGTTGGGCATTTTGATGGCATTCGCGCCGAACATCTTTCCGGGAGTTGCGAGAGGAATGGTGTTGAGGAGTTCTTCGAAAAGGTGTTGTGCTTCGGTCATTTCTGGATTTTTTTCAAAGTTAATGATTTGGTGGTTTTTGAAGATTTTATTTTTCAAATCCTTGAAGGATTCGTCGATACTGAAAGGTTGAACTCTCGCGAAGTTTCTCAAAATTCAGTTATTATTAAAGAAAAGTGTTTGAGATAGAGATTCGTTAAGCGATTGAAAGCTTCGTTATTCGATATTCGTAATTCGTACTTCGTACTTCGGACCTCGGACTTCCTTCTTACGCAAATCTCATTCTCTGAATCCTAACCGCATTCAGAATTGCCAAAAGCGCAACTCCCACATCTGCGAAAACCGCTTCCCACATCGTCGCCAAACCTCCTGCGCCGAGAATCAGTACCACCGCTTTCACGCCAAATGCCAATCCGATATTTTGCCACACGATTTTTTTGGTTGCTCTTCCGATTTTTATCGCCATCGGAATTTTCGACGGTCGGTCATCCTGAATGACGACATCGGCAGTTTCGATGGTGGCGTCGCTTCCCAATCCGCCCATCGCGATTCCGACGTCGCTTAACGCTACAACTGGAGCATCGTTCACTCCGTCGCCGACGAAAGCAACGGTTTCGTTCGTTGCCTTGATTTCTTTTACTTTTTCGACTTTATCTTCTGGAAGCAATTCCCCGAATGCATTGTCAATTCCCACTTTTTTGGCGACTTCTTTTACTACGCTCGTTTTGTCGCCACTCAGCATCGTGGTTTTTACGCCGAGTTTCTTTAGTTCTGAAATTGTAAATGCGGAATCGTCCTTGATGCGGTCGGAAATGGTGAGGTAACCCGCAAATTTATTGTCAACGGCGATAGCGATTAAGGTTTCTGATACTTCCGTATGTTTGGCTGTGTAAATGATTCCGAAACGATCCATCAGTTTGAAATTCCCGGCAAGGATTTCTTTGCCGCCAATATTTCCCTTCAAACCGTGACCTGGAATTTCTTCCACATTTTCAATTTTTAAGGCATGATCAACTTCGCCCACGAATTCATGGATTGCAGTGGCGAT from Chryseobacterium suipulveris includes:
- a CDS encoding SulP family inorganic anion transporter codes for the protein MQKEIPRSFKYYKLMFVRHDFAAGLTVFLVALPLCLGIALASGAPLYAGLISGIIGGLVVTVISGSQLSVSGPAAGLTTLVAASILSLGDYRVFLLTVIIAGLFQLILGVLKLGVFASYFPSSVIKGMLAAIGIILISKQIPVALGYNGPNFWSSGFLELFSSTHIVQNFQDLNSHLTKGAVLISAISLGVYIFLKQEKNKKFRIIPTPLVIVLLGIAMNYLLTISNSELALSTKQLVNIPDNIFAHIQFPDFSKLFSTQQVWKDGLVIGMLATLETLLCIEAMDKLDKHNRITPVNRELVAQGTGNMLCGLLGAIPLTAVVVRGAANNDAGAKTKVASFTHGVLLLLSVILIPFVINMIPYASLSVILIMTGYSLTKPKIIRNIFKLGLNQFVPFAVTIGVVLATDLLFGVTVGLLFSIYYIIKNHFKEDYEITHEHKNGLDYYQLKLHGNVTFLNKVKIKISLENVPPYSILTIDGTDLHFIDFDVQEIISEFRSKAHDRHIELHLINIDVVETTADRH